The DNA sequence CGACAAAGTATCTATCATTGGTGAGTACTCAGTTAACAACACTGACGACTCGTTCCGCCAAGAAGACATTAAGGCTGGTTACTTAAGCTTTGGATACCGTGTTAACTTCTCGTTTATGCCTTATGTATCGTTTGAAACATATGAAGTAGAAGCAAACACGTCTATTGCTGCGGGTATGCCAAATGTTGTGATCCCAGCATTAGGAACACAATTTGACGGTTTCCCTTTACAGGCAGCGACTAGCGCCATCGTAAATGGTATCCAACAGGATGAGTATACAGTTACGTCATTTGGTTTCCGTTATGACTTCCACCCTGCGGCAGCATTCAAAGTTCAGTACAGCTCAGTAGATAACGACATCAATGACTTTTATGATGCAGAACTTATCTCAGCTGGTGTAGACATTGTATTTTAAGGAGTACTACGGATGAAAAAAGTAACCTTAGGACTGAGTTTGGCTCTAGCGTCTGCACTATTTAGCTCAAGCGTATTTGCGGTGAACGTTATTGTTCACCCATCTAATGATTCGAACTTAGATCAATCAACAATCTCACGTATCTTTTTAGGAAAAGCAAAAGCTTTTCCTAACGGCACATCAGTTGTTCCTTTTGATCAAGCTGAAGGGGCTGGCGCAACTGAGGAGTTCAATGAAAAAGTGTTGAACCGTTCAGGCAGCCAACTTAAAGCATACTGGTCAAAGTTAGTGTTCACTGGTAAAGGTACGCCTCCAGAAAAACTGGACGGTGACGCTGCAGTTATTGAGAAAGTCGCTAGCACTCCAGGTGCAATTGGCTATATCTCTGGCGATGCCGGCGGTAACGTAAAAGTTGTTGCTACCTTCTAATTAGTTAGCCGTTAACGATAAAGCGAAAAGCCAGACTGTGAATAGTCTGGCTTTTTTGTGAGTGCTAGTTTGTCGGTTGTAATCTTTTACCTGAGTAACCCTACTCTTCTAGCTTGGAAGGCTTAACGATATACCCTTGGAAACCATCAAAGTGGTAATCTTTTAATAACTCTAATTGTTTTTCGTTTTCGACGTGTGTCGCTATAACTTTAATATCTAGGTTGTGAATTGTTGTACATAAAGAACCCACAAAATAAGCGTCTGATTGGTCGTTCACTGCAATCTCTGTGTAACTGTGGTCTACTTTCACATAATCGGGGTGAATTCGTTGTAGATACGCTAAAGACTCAAAATGACGACCTACTCTGTCAATCCCAAAACGAATACCTAACTCATTAAAATGGCGACACATTTGTTCTGTGTTCTCTCGGTCATTAATAATCGAATCTTCATTAAACTCAAAGGCTATTTTCGTTTTTACCTCTGGCTCGTGTTTTAGTTTGTTGTACAGCCATACAATAAATTGATGGTCCTGCAGTGCCGACATACTAATGTTAATCGCAAAGGGTCCCTTATCACTCTTTTTGGCAACATCAATCATGTATTGAATAACACGCTTATCAAATCGACTACCTAAACGATATTCGTTGAGCACAGAAACAAAAGTGCCTGCAGTAACATTGGTTAAATCCTCTAAGATAAGGTTGGTAAAAATCTCGTAGTGATCAGGTTCTTTGCTCTTGTAGGTAAAAACCGGCTGGTTCAAAAACACAAATGCGTCTTTGGCCAAAGCGCGCTCTATACCGTCTTTGATTTCCACACGGGTATGAATGTGACCTGATTCTGGCGTAATTTCTATAACTTTAATACCACCAAAGTTTTCCCGCGCGTCGTGTAACGCTTTGTCTGCATAAGCTAAAATGTCATCCTTGTCTGCCTTGTGTGACACTTTAACGGCACCAGCATTAAAGATTTGATTCACTGAGAACATTTCACGGATCTCTGGTGAATTAAAATAAGTGCTCAATTGCTTTAACTTTTGTTCAACTTTTCTAGCGTCAATTTGCTCAATGATAACGGCAAATTCGTGTTCGGATACGCGACACAAAACTGTGTTTTCTTTGTCGTCAAAAACCGTATCAATAAAGTGACCAATAACCACAATTATCTCATCGCGGCGTTGCCAGCCATATTCTCTGGTCAAGTCATCAAGCCCTGCAATATCGATAAAGATCAGCGCCCCGTTACTAGAGTCCACCAGCCAGGCATTGAGCCGCCGGTCAAAATAACTTCGGTTACCAAATCCCGTTACAGAGTCGATATAAGCGGCTTGTTTTAATTTTTCGTGAAGTCGCGCTTTCTCTTCAAATTGCTCTTTTAGTCGAGCGCTCATTTGATTGACAGCCTCTGTCACTTCACGAAGCTCTCGAGTACTTGGCAAGGGAAGTGGCTCGCCAAAGTAATGATCTTGAATTTCGCGAGCTTTTTGTTGAATTCGAGTTAGCGGCTTTAATACGACATTGATGCCGTAAGCGCAAATAAAGGCCACGAGTACCCCTAAGCCACCTAGCCACATACAAGTGCTGACAAATGAATCCCAAAGCTGTCGATAAGCTAGCCCAGGGTGACCGCTAACAAAAATTTTACCGACTTGGCTCCAACCATTGGTTACTTCGTTTTCAATGTACGGAATGCGCAAAAAGTCCAAATCAATAAACCACTGAGGTACACCATCTACTGTTATTGGGTGCTCTTTGACAATTGTTTCACCGCTTTCGTATATAGTGACTTCGATTTTCTGATAATAGCCACCATCAAAGTAAGCATTTAATGTCGAGTCAATCATTACCTCATCGGCCGTTGCCAGATGCGGTGAAATAGCCATAGTTAGCGACGTCGAAACATTATTGAGGTCAGACTCTAGTTGATTGACCAAGTATTCACGTGTCGAATCAAATTGCAGCCACAGCACACCCATCAAGTTTACGCAAAACGTGATTAGTATGACGACTAGCAACTCTTTAAATAATGTCATTCAGACCTCTTTCGCCTTCTTTGAGATTAACTCTTGAACGCTTCTAAACTGTAACGGTTCGACAAGTTGTCCCAATCTTTTAAACTCTTACCCGACGTGGCCGTTTTACCCTGGCCTTTCTGCTTGTTGATCCAAAGTTGTTTACCATTAAAAGATATAATCGGAACCAAGTCTTTGCGCTTAAACGCCGGCTTGATTTCTCCATCAATGTTATCGAGGATCAGTGGAACGGCGGTTTTGGTTGGGTAATAAGCCAAAACCATATGAAATTGATTGAGAGTAATTGACTTGACGTAGATAAGGCGAAGCTTATCGATTGGAACCCCGAGCTCCAGCAGAGTAAAATACTTAGCAACCGAAAAATCTTCGCAATCACCACCGCGCAAGCCTATAAACTCAATCGGCGTCGCCCAATAATTCTCTTGTCCCCATAACTTTATGTCATCGACAAACTCGAAATAGTTAAAGAAACGGTTCACAACTTGTAACTTTTCTTTCTCTGGTAACCCTTTTTTCTCAGCTATGATTTTTCGCCACGCAACCATTCGTTTTACCGCGTCTTCGTCATATTTATCACGCGTAAACGCAATGAGCTTGTTAAGGTCTAACTCCTCCCTGGAGAGACCTATTAAAGAGTAGCTCAATAAAATTACTGTGGTTAGTAAACCAATAATTTTTGTCATTAATTAAGTGCTTAATTGTCTTACCAACCTGCATCTTTGGCTTCTTCAATCGCATCTTGACTGTTTTGCTCTTTTTCTTTGGCTTGTTGTAACTCTTCCATCAAGAAAATGTTCCATTTGAGTTTATTAGCCATTTCTTTGGTTTGAGCAATAACAGTGACACGACGATTAAGTGCGTTTGCATCGAGCAGGTTAATATCTTTTTGTTTTTCGACTTCGAGACTCTCGGAAAGAACGATTTCGACTCGACGATTAAGCTCATTTGCCTGATCACTGATCTCATCCATTACCGGTTGAGTCTCACCTCTACCGTAAGCTTCAATATAATCAGGATTGATGCCGTATGCATTAACTAAAAGTTCAGCAACGGCTTCTGCACGTCGGGCGCTCAAACCCAAGTTGTAGTTTGCATCACCTGTTAAAGAAGCGTGACCCACCACTTTAACCTGTTTTGCGTTATAGGTGTTGATAAATTGTGCAACCTCTCTTACGTTTGGTAAGTAAATTGATTGAATGTCGCTCGAATCAACCTCAAACCGGACCGTCACATTTTTGGTGATTTGTTGTATCTCCATAACTGGACAACCGTTTTCATCAACTTCGACGGTAAATCCAGAGTTGCCACATTGGTCAAACTCGTCTAATACCCCGTCTTGGTCTTTATCATCTGGGTTTTCTGTCGAGAAGTTTTGGGCGTTATCGTACTCAGCGACCTTGTCGCCATCGAGTAACTGAGAGCGTATATTGGTTAGTGGTACTCCGGTTTGTGAGCGCAAGTAGTCTGCAACCGCAGAAATTCGTTGTTTGGCTAAATATTCATTTAGTAACAAATCTCCGGCGCTCGTTGTATAACCTTGAACCGTAAATTCCCATTGCTTGTTGATAGCCAAACCATTCAAGTATTCAGTCAATTCCAGTTGCTGACTCGGACCTAATTCTAATGAGCCTTGATCAAATTCAACGTCGTGATCTAAATCGGTTTCGTTTAGATGTTCCACTGTGCAACCGTAATTATCTACAAGTAGGTCAGTTCCTGTTTCTTCACACTTCTCTCTTGCTACAATCACGCCATCTTTATCTGCATCTACAAGACGTTGCTTTTTCTCTATTGGCAGCTGTCGCCACTGATCCAAATCTTTGATGGTCGTATTACAGCCAGCTAAAGCTATCGTGGTCAAAAGAGAAATTAAGAGCGGTTTTGTCTTAAACGTTCTCATTACTGCTCTCCTAATACTTGGTAGTCACGCGCATCAATTTTTAAGTTATCCAGTAAGGTGCCCATGGCATTAAATATTCGATAATGCGCAACTAGTGCTGTTTGTTCAGCATTTACGTAGCTTTTTCTAGCTTCAAATAACTCATTTTCGGTATCGAGTAAATCCAAAAGCGTACGACGCCCTAAGGTGAACTGTTGTTTGTGGGCTTGCAACGTGGTGTAACTAAATTCGACATGCTGGCGTAGGTATTCGAGTTGTTCTTGAACGTATTGGTAACTGCTCCAAGCAAACTCAGCGCCCTCTATCACCTGAAATTCAGCGGAAGTACGCAAGTTGAGTGCCTGCTCTTTTTGATAAACGCTTTTTTTCTCAAGTTCTTGATCGGCAAAACCATTAAATAAATTGTATGTGACATTTAACGAGATTCGAGACTCATCAACATAATTGTCACCATCATTATTGTACTCGGTTGAAGAGTGCTCAAGGTTTAATGTCACCCTTGGGTAATAGTTTGCTCGATTACCGTCAATTTGATGATGCGCGGCTTTTACATCTGACATTGCCGCTATAATTGTTGGGTGCTCGACCTTCGCGATTTCTAGGAAAGACTCTTTGTCTTGAGGTAAACCGTCTAGGTCTGGCTTAGGCATGACTAAGTCTTGAGGCGCCTCACCGACTAACCTAAAATAGGATGCTCTAGCATCTTGTAATTGGTTTTTGGCGGCTAATAAATTTGCATTCGCTCTGGCAAGTCGGCCTCCAACTTGAGATAAATCGGACTGAGATCCCAAACCACTGTTTGTACGCTCTTCTATTTGGGCATAGATGTCTTTGTGAGAGGCTAAGTTACGCTCTGCCAATTCTAACAGCTGCTGAGCGGCTATATAGCCAGTATAGGCCCGGGTCACCTCTAGTGCTCTGTTTTCAGCGTCAGACAATAGGGTAAAAAACTCTGCTCGAGCTTCCGCTTTTGTCCGACTGATGTTTTCTTCCGTGAAAAATCCATCAAACAGTAACTGCTCTATCGTCACTCCATACTCAACCGGCTTAATTTCTTCATCTTCACGGCCGAGACGACTTTGAGCATTGTCTCGCTTACCAATCCCCAACTCTAAATAGGCATCTGCTTTTGGATACCAGCCGGATTTGGCAATTTCGACATCTTTTTCCAAGCTTTTGTACTGATAAAACAAAGCTCTCAATTCTGGGTGTATTTCGAGTGCTTGAGCAACCGCCTCTTCCAGAGACTTAGCTTGAGCGCTGCATGCCACAGTGGCTGCACAAAATACAAATACGGTACTTAACGACGGTTTTGATATCATCGATGGCTCACTCCTTACTTTTCACGCATTGCATTGTGCTTTGCACGTACAATTGGTTTGAGTAGATAGTCTAAAACCGTCTTCTTTCCCGTGATTACATCAACATTAGCTGTCATCCCAGGGATTATAGGTAACGGTTTGTTATTACTATCTAAATAACTCTCTTCTGTTCTTACTTTAATGTAGTAGTAACTTTCATCTTTTTCATCTTTTATGGTGTCGGCACTGATATGTTCTACTTTTCCTTTTAAACCGCCATAAATCGCAAAATCATAGGCACTTAATTTGATGATGGCATCCAGGCCGGGACGTAAAAATGCAATGTCTTTCGGGTCAATTTTGGCTTCTACCAATAAACTATCTTCAACCGGTACTATCTCAATTAAATCCATGCCAGGTTGAATAACGCCGCCCACTGTATTGATTTTTATGGTTTTAATGGTGCCATTGACAGGTGATGTAACCGTTGTTCGCTCTAAGCGGTCTTGCAGTGACACCAACACTTCATCTAGGCTATTTAGCTTATCTTGTGCTTCTGCTAACTCTTTTTGTGCCTCTGTACGAAATTTAGAAAATTGCTCATTGCGTTTTCGTTTGGCTTCTTCGATTTCAGACTTTAATTTAGGGATGAGTAACTTGGCGCCCTCTAGCTCACCTTTTACTTCGTTGCCAGCAC is a window from the Psychrosphaera ytuae genome containing:
- a CDS encoding type 2 periplasmic-binding domain-containing protein, which encodes MKKVTLGLSLALASALFSSSVFAVNVIVHPSNDSNLDQSTISRIFLGKAKAFPNGTSVVPFDQAEGAGATEEFNEKVLNRSGSQLKAYWSKLVFTGKGTPPEKLDGDAAVIEKVASTPGAIGYISGDAGGNVKVVATF
- a CDS encoding bifunctional diguanylate cyclase/phosphodiesterase; the protein is MTLFKELLVVILITFCVNLMGVLWLQFDSTREYLVNQLESDLNNVSTSLTMAISPHLATADEVMIDSTLNAYFDGGYYQKIEVTIYESGETIVKEHPITVDGVPQWFIDLDFLRIPYIENEVTNGWSQVGKIFVSGHPGLAYRQLWDSFVSTCMWLGGLGVLVAFICAYGINVVLKPLTRIQQKAREIQDHYFGEPLPLPSTRELREVTEAVNQMSARLKEQFEEKARLHEKLKQAAYIDSVTGFGNRSYFDRRLNAWLVDSSNGALIFIDIAGLDDLTREYGWQRRDEIIVVIGHFIDTVFDDKENTVLCRVSEHEFAVIIEQIDARKVEQKLKQLSTYFNSPEIREMFSVNQIFNAGAVKVSHKADKDDILAYADKALHDARENFGGIKVIEITPESGHIHTRVEIKDGIERALAKDAFVFLNQPVFTYKSKEPDHYEIFTNLILEDLTNVTAGTFVSVLNEYRLGSRFDKRVIQYMIDVAKKSDKGPFAINISMSALQDHQFIVWLYNKLKHEPEVKTKIAFEFNEDSIINDRENTEQMCRHFNELGIRFGIDRVGRHFESLAYLQRIHPDYVKVDHSYTEIAVNDQSDAYFVGSLCTTIHNLDIKVIATHVENEKQLELLKDYHFDGFQGYIVKPSKLEE
- a CDS encoding transglutaminase-like cysteine peptidase gives rise to the protein MTKIIGLLTTVILLSYSLIGLSREELDLNKLIAFTRDKYDEDAVKRMVAWRKIIAEKKGLPEKEKLQVVNRFFNYFEFVDDIKLWGQENYWATPIEFIGLRGGDCEDFSVAKYFTLLELGVPIDKLRLIYVKSITLNQFHMVLAYYPTKTAVPLILDNIDGEIKPAFKRKDLVPIISFNGKQLWINKQKGQGKTATSGKSLKDWDNLSNRYSLEAFKS
- a CDS encoding OmpA family protein, coding for MRTFKTKPLLISLLTTIALAGCNTTIKDLDQWRQLPIEKKQRLVDADKDGVIVAREKCEETGTDLLVDNYGCTVEHLNETDLDHDVEFDQGSLELGPSQQLELTEYLNGLAINKQWEFTVQGYTTSAGDLLLNEYLAKQRISAVADYLRSQTGVPLTNIRSQLLDGDKVAEYDNAQNFSTENPDDKDQDGVLDEFDQCGNSGFTVEVDENGCPVMEIQQITKNVTVRFEVDSSDIQSIYLPNVREVAQFINTYNAKQVKVVGHASLTGDANYNLGLSARRAEAVAELLVNAYGINPDYIEAYGRGETQPVMDEISDQANELNRRVEIVLSESLEVEKQKDINLLDANALNRRVTVIAQTKEMANKLKWNIFLMEELQQAKEKEQNSQDAIEEAKDAGW
- a CDS encoding TolC family outer membrane protein — its product is MISKPSLSTVFVFCAATVACSAQAKSLEEAVAQALEIHPELRALFYQYKSLEKDVEIAKSGWYPKADAYLELGIGKRDNAQSRLGREDEEIKPVEYGVTIEQLLFDGFFTEENISRTKAEARAEFFTLLSDAENRALEVTRAYTGYIAAQQLLELAERNLASHKDIYAQIEERTNSGLGSQSDLSQVGGRLARANANLLAAKNQLQDARASYFRLVGEAPQDLVMPKPDLDGLPQDKESFLEIAKVEHPTIIAAMSDVKAAHHQIDGNRANYYPRVTLNLEHSSTEYNNDGDNYVDESRISLNVTYNLFNGFADQELEKKSVYQKEQALNLRTSAEFQVIEGAEFAWSSYQYVQEQLEYLRQHVEFSYTTLQAHKQQFTLGRRTLLDLLDTENELFEARKSYVNAEQTALVAHYRIFNAMGTLLDNLKIDARDYQVLGEQ